From a region of the Egicoccus sp. AB-alg2 genome:
- a CDS encoding carbohydrate ABC transporter permease codes for MTATGSVEQATDTQPAAPPRPPAPAVPPRRRRRTGRVAEDRRAAWLFLSPWFAGLALITIGPILGSLYLSFTDYSLLTAPEWTGLDNYRRMLDDPRFWTSLRVTFTYVFVSVPLQLGFALLLAMVLNRGVRGLPIYRSIYYLPSLLGSSVAIAILWRRVFGAEGLVNSVLAIVGIQGPGWVSHPDWALSSLIVLNVWTFGSPMVIFLAGLRQIPTMYYEAAQVDGAGAWQQFRRITLPLLTPIIFFNLVLQLINAFQSFTQAFIVSGGTGGPADSTLFYTLYLYQRGFGSFDMGYASALAWVLLLIVAGLTAVNFLASKYWVFYGDE; via the coding sequence GTGACCGCGACCGGCTCGGTCGAGCAGGCCACCGACACGCAACCGGCGGCGCCCCCGCGGCCGCCGGCGCCGGCGGTCCCCCCGCGTCGCCGGCGCCGGACCGGCCGCGTCGCCGAGGACCGGCGTGCCGCCTGGCTGTTCCTGTCGCCGTGGTTCGCGGGGCTCGCCCTCATCACCATCGGGCCGATCCTCGGGTCGCTGTACCTCTCGTTCACCGACTACAGCCTGCTGACCGCACCCGAGTGGACCGGGCTCGACAACTACCGGCGCATGCTGGACGACCCCCGGTTCTGGACCTCGCTGCGCGTGACCTTCACGTACGTCTTCGTGTCCGTCCCGCTGCAGCTCGGCTTCGCCCTGCTCCTCGCGATGGTGCTCAACCGCGGCGTCCGGGGCCTGCCCATCTACCGCTCGATCTACTACCTGCCGTCGCTGCTCGGCAGCAGCGTGGCGATCGCCATCCTGTGGCGGCGCGTCTTCGGTGCCGAGGGGCTGGTCAACTCCGTGCTCGCGATCGTGGGGATCCAGGGGCCGGGCTGGGTCTCGCACCCCGACTGGGCGCTGTCGAGCCTGATCGTGCTGAACGTGTGGACCTTCGGTTCGCCGATGGTCATCTTCCTGGCCGGGCTGCGGCAGATCCCCACGATGTACTACGAGGCGGCCCAGGTCGACGGCGCGGGCGCCTGGCAACAGTTCCGCAGGATCACGCTGCCGCTGCTCACGCCGATCATCTTCTTCAATCTGGTCCTGCAGCTGATCAACGCCTTCCAGAGCTTCACCCAGGCGTTCATCGTCAGCGGCGGCACCGGGGGACCGGCCGATTCGACGCTGTTCTACACGCTCTACCTCTACCAGCGCGGGTTCGGCTCCTTCGACATGGGTTATGCGTCGGCGCTCGCCTGGGTGCTGCTGTTGATCGTGGCGGGTCTCACCGCCGTCAACTTCCTGGCCTCCAAGTACTGGGTGTTCTATGGCGACGAGTGA
- a CDS encoding carbohydrate ABC transporter permease: MATSELTLPRAAAGRPRRRRKWPIHLGLILFGLVLLYPLLWMLASSFKPTAEIFTQPGLIPSQWRLENYPEGWEALRHPFSRYLMNSAMVVMGAVVGNLVACSLAAYAFARLEFPGKKLWFAVMLGTIMLPIHVIIVPQYILFSQLEWINTFYPLIVPKFLATDAFFIFLMVQFIRALPRELDDAARIDGCGHFGIFLRVILPLSVPALATTAIFTFIWTWNDFFSQLIFLTSPDLYTVPVALRTFVDATSATPWGPLFAMSIVAIGPIFGFFLAGQRYLVQGIATTGIK, translated from the coding sequence ATGGCGACGAGTGAGCTCACCCTGCCCCGCGCCGCCGCCGGACGTCCCCGGCGTCGCCGCAAGTGGCCGATCCATCTCGGTCTGATCCTGTTCGGTCTCGTGCTGCTCTACCCGCTGCTGTGGATGCTGGCGAGCTCGTTCAAGCCGACCGCGGAGATCTTCACCCAGCCCGGCCTGATCCCGTCGCAGTGGCGGCTGGAGAACTACCCCGAGGGCTGGGAGGCGCTGCGTCACCCCTTCAGCCGCTACCTGATGAACTCGGCCATGGTGGTGATGGGCGCGGTCGTGGGCAACCTCGTCGCCTGCTCGCTGGCGGCCTACGCCTTCGCGCGCCTGGAGTTCCCGGGCAAGAAGCTCTGGTTCGCGGTCATGCTCGGCACGATCATGCTGCCGATCCACGTCATCATCGTGCCGCAGTACATCCTGTTCTCGCAGCTGGAGTGGATCAACACCTTCTACCCGCTGATCGTGCCGAAGTTCCTGGCCACGGACGCCTTCTTCATCTTCCTGATGGTGCAGTTCATCCGGGCCCTGCCACGCGAGTTGGACGACGCCGCCCGCATCGACGGGTGCGGGCACTTCGGGATCTTCCTGCGGGTGATCCTGCCGCTGTCCGTGCCGGCGCTGGCGACCACGGCGATCTTCACGTTCATCTGGACCTGGAACGACTTCTTCAGCCAGCTGATCTTCCTGACCAGCCCCGATCTCTACACCGTTCCGGTGGCGCTGCGGACCTTCGTGGACGCCACCAGCGCGACCCCGTGGGGGCCGCTGTTCGCGATGTCGATCGTCGCGATCGGCCCCATCTTCGGGTTCTTCCTCGCCGGGCAGCGCTACCTCGTCCAGGGGATCGCGACGACCGGCATCAAGTGA
- a CDS encoding ABC transporter substrate-binding protein has translation MHALGERSARRSARRATALVGGLALLVTACGGGDGGGPAGGAEAAADQESTNDAGNDTGDGGEDGGEGGEGGEQVTLRFSWWGSDARHEDTQEVIDRFEAKYPHITVEGEFTGWGDYWDRLATTVAGGDAPDIIQHESRYLREYADRGALLDLNEVADTLDLSELDPLVADSGTVEGAVYGVPTGINAYTLFADPQAFEEAGVEMPDDTSWTWEDFVGLAAQISANSDYYGAQDKGYNETDLQIFARQRGEDMYTEDGQLGFSEQTAADWWQLGLEMQETAGTPNASITTEVQAGGVDQSLIATNRGAMAFFWTNELGALTDTSGRDLELLRYPGESQHEQPGMFFKPAMFYSVASTTAHPEEAALFLDFLLNDEQAADVIKSDRGLPANTRIREHVLADLSDAEQQAADFLAEIEDELATPPPVPPVGAGEIVSIVQRINEEVLFGRLSPDEAAARFLQEANAAIG, from the coding sequence GTGCACGCATTGGGAGAACGCTCTGCACGCCGATCGGCGAGACGGGCCACGGCCCTCGTCGGCGGCCTCGCGCTGCTGGTGACCGCCTGCGGTGGCGGTGACGGCGGTGGCCCGGCCGGCGGCGCCGAGGCGGCGGCCGACCAGGAGTCGACGAACGACGCCGGCAACGACACGGGGGACGGCGGCGAGGACGGCGGCGAAGGCGGCGAAGGCGGCGAACAGGTGACGTTGCGGTTCTCGTGGTGGGGCTCCGACGCCCGGCACGAGGACACGCAGGAGGTCATCGACCGCTTCGAGGCCAAGTACCCCCACATCACCGTCGAGGGGGAGTTCACCGGCTGGGGCGACTACTGGGACCGGCTGGCCACGACCGTCGCCGGTGGGGACGCGCCCGACATCATCCAGCACGAATCGCGCTACCTGCGCGAGTACGCCGACCGGGGCGCACTGCTCGACCTCAACGAGGTGGCGGACACGCTCGACCTGTCCGAGCTCGACCCGCTGGTCGCCGACTCGGGCACCGTCGAGGGCGCCGTCTACGGCGTGCCCACGGGCATCAACGCCTACACGCTGTTCGCGGACCCGCAGGCCTTCGAGGAGGCCGGAGTGGAGATGCCCGACGACACCAGCTGGACCTGGGAGGACTTCGTCGGACTCGCGGCGCAGATCAGCGCGAACAGCGACTACTACGGTGCCCAGGACAAGGGCTACAACGAGACCGACCTGCAGATCTTCGCCCGGCAGCGCGGCGAGGACATGTACACCGAGGACGGCCAGCTCGGCTTCAGCGAGCAGACGGCCGCGGACTGGTGGCAGCTGGGTCTGGAGATGCAGGAGACCGCCGGCACCCCCAACGCCTCCATCACGACCGAGGTGCAGGCCGGTGGCGTCGACCAGTCGCTGATCGCGACCAACCGCGGCGCGATGGCGTTCTTCTGGACCAACGAGCTCGGTGCCCTGACCGACACCTCCGGACGTGACCTGGAGCTGCTGCGCTACCCCGGCGAGTCCCAGCACGAGCAGCCCGGCATGTTCTTCAAGCCGGCGATGTTCTACTCGGTCGCGTCGACCACGGCGCACCCGGAGGAGGCGGCGCTCTTCCTCGACTTCCTGCTCAACGACGAGCAGGCCGCGGACGTCATCAAGAGCGACCGCGGGCTGCCCGCCAACACCCGGATCCGCGAGCACGTCCTCGCGGACCTGAGCGACGCCGAGCAGCAGGCGGCCGACTTCCTCGCCGAGATCGAGGACGAACTGGCCACCCCGCCGCCGGTGCCGCCGGTCGGCGCGGGCGAGATCGTCTCGATCGTGCAGCGCATCAACGAAGAGGTGCTGTTCGGCCGGTTGAGCCCCGACGAGGCCGCGGCGCGGTTCCTCCAGGAGGCCAACGCCGCCATCGGCTGA
- a CDS encoding Gfo/Idh/MocA family oxidoreductase, with protein MTTDAAPPRRYLVVGTGHRAELFLEALRTTHRDVGRVVALCDTNPTRMAHHAAAFGDEVPATYRADDFARALDEQRPDGVVVCSVDATHHRYVVPALAAGCHTVVEKPLTTTAEACRAIVAAAERGPGRLTVTFNYRYAPRNSRVKQLLLEGAIGRPTSVHFEWVLDTVHGADYFRRWHRDKANSGGLFVHKATHHFDLVNWWLDDVADTVNAQAALRFYGDVNARERGLGERPAHGRDLLDDPFAIDLAGDDRLRALYLDAEAEDGYRRDVDVFAPGITIEDNHAVLVRYRRGAFLSYALNAHSPWEGYRVAINGTRGRLELDVVERAEILHGQAADVVNGRRREVDPSAVEVADTSAVRRRGTRLVLQRHWSPAEVVDVVEEGGGHGGGDRRLLDDVFRGTDPARDPLGRAAGHLDGVRSVLVGVAANASAAADGAPVRLTDLDVPVDPPVSAPT; from the coding sequence GTGACGACCGACGCCGCCCCGCCCCGGCGCTATCTCGTCGTCGGCACCGGGCACCGCGCCGAGCTGTTCCTCGAGGCGCTGCGCACCACGCACCGCGACGTCGGCCGCGTGGTCGCGCTGTGCGACACCAATCCGACCCGCATGGCACACCACGCCGCCGCGTTCGGTGACGAGGTGCCCGCCACCTACCGTGCCGACGACTTCGCCCGCGCCCTGGACGAGCAGCGTCCGGACGGCGTCGTGGTGTGCAGCGTGGACGCCACCCACCACCGCTACGTCGTCCCCGCGCTGGCGGCCGGCTGCCACACCGTCGTGGAGAAGCCGCTGACCACCACGGCCGAGGCGTGCCGCGCCATCGTGGCCGCTGCCGAGCGCGGTCCCGGGCGGCTCACGGTCACCTTCAACTACCGCTACGCGCCCCGCAACAGCCGCGTGAAGCAGCTGTTGCTCGAGGGCGCGATCGGCAGGCCCACGTCGGTGCACTTCGAATGGGTGCTCGACACCGTGCACGGCGCCGACTACTTCCGCCGCTGGCACCGCGACAAGGCCAACTCCGGCGGCCTGTTCGTGCACAAGGCGACCCACCACTTCGACCTCGTCAACTGGTGGCTCGACGACGTGGCCGACACCGTCAACGCCCAGGCCGCGCTGCGCTTCTACGGCGACGTCAACGCCCGCGAACGCGGACTGGGCGAACGTCCGGCCCACGGTCGCGACCTGTTGGACGACCCGTTCGCGATCGACCTGGCCGGTGACGACCGGTTGCGGGCGCTCTACCTCGACGCGGAGGCCGAGGACGGCTACCGCCGCGACGTGGACGTGTTCGCGCCCGGCATCACGATCGAGGACAACCACGCCGTGCTGGTCCGCTACCGCCGCGGTGCCTTCCTGAGCTACGCGCTCAACGCCCACAGCCCCTGGGAGGGCTACCGCGTCGCGATCAACGGCACCCGGGGACGCCTCGAGCTCGACGTCGTCGAGCGGGCGGAGATCCTCCACGGCCAGGCCGCGGACGTCGTCAACGGCCGCCGCCGCGAGGTGGACCCCAGCGCCGTCGAGGTGGCGGACACGTCCGCGGTCCGCCGGCGCGGCACGCGGCTGGTGCTGCAGCGCCACTGGTCGCCCGCCGAGGTCGTCGACGTCGTGGAGGAGGGCGGCGGCCACGGCGGCGGCGACCGCCGCCTGCTCGACGACGTGTTCCGCGGCACGGATCCGGCCCGTGACCCGCTGGGCCGCGCGGCCGGCCACCTCGACGGCGTGCGCAGCGTGCTGGTGGGTGTGGCCGCCAACGCCTCGGCCGCCGCCGACGGCGCCCCGGTCCGCCTCACCGACCTCGACGTCCCGGTGGACCCGCCGGTGTCCGCCCCCACCTGA
- a CDS encoding Gfo/Idh/MocA family protein produces MTTTTLPIILNGVTGRMGYRQHLVRSLLALRDEGGLPLRDGVRLLPEPILVGRNEHKLRDIAERHGIARWTTDLDGVLADPDVPVYFDAQVTQAREKAIKAAIAAGKHVYTEKPTAESLDGALELARLAADAGVKNGVVQDKLFLPGLIKLKRLIDGGFFGRILSVRGEFGYWVFEGDWQEAQRPSWNYRREDGGGIVVDMFCHWSYVLHELFGRVEAVTAKAITHVPERIDEHGERYAATADDAAYGIFELAGGIVAQLNSSWCVRVYRDELVEFQVDGTHGSAVAGLRECRIQHRATTPKPVWNPDLPVTERFRDQWQLVPDNAEFDNGFKVQWEQFLRHVVEDAPFPYGFLAGARGVQLAALGLRSSDEGCRVEVPELELA; encoded by the coding sequence ATGACGACCACGACGCTTCCCATCATCCTCAACGGTGTGACCGGTCGCATGGGCTACCGCCAGCACCTGGTGCGCTCGCTGCTCGCCCTACGCGACGAGGGCGGCCTGCCGCTGCGTGACGGGGTCCGCCTGCTGCCCGAGCCGATCCTCGTGGGACGCAACGAGCACAAGCTGCGCGACATCGCCGAGCGGCACGGCATCGCCCGCTGGACCACCGACCTCGACGGCGTCCTGGCGGACCCGGACGTGCCGGTCTACTTCGACGCCCAGGTCACCCAGGCCCGCGAGAAGGCGATCAAGGCGGCCATCGCCGCCGGCAAGCACGTCTACACGGAGAAGCCGACGGCCGAGAGCCTGGACGGTGCACTGGAGCTTGCCCGTCTCGCCGCCGACGCCGGCGTGAAGAACGGGGTCGTGCAGGACAAGCTGTTCCTGCCCGGCCTGATCAAGCTCAAGCGGCTGATCGACGGCGGCTTCTTCGGCCGGATCCTGTCGGTGCGCGGCGAGTTCGGCTACTGGGTCTTCGAGGGCGACTGGCAGGAGGCACAGCGCCCGAGCTGGAACTACCGCCGCGAGGACGGCGGCGGCATCGTCGTGGACATGTTCTGCCACTGGTCCTACGTGCTGCACGAGTTGTTCGGACGGGTCGAGGCCGTCACCGCCAAGGCCATCACGCACGTGCCCGAGCGCATCGACGAGCACGGCGAGCGTTACGCTGCCACCGCCGACGACGCCGCCTACGGCATCTTCGAGTTGGCCGGCGGGATCGTCGCGCAGCTCAACTCGTCCTGGTGCGTACGGGTCTACCGCGACGAGTTGGTCGAGTTCCAGGTCGACGGCACCCACGGCAGCGCGGTCGCCGGCCTGCGCGAGTGCCGCATCCAGCACCGCGCCACGACCCCGAAGCCGGTCTGGAATCCTGACCTGCCCGTCACCGAACGTTTCCGCGACCAGTGGCAGCTGGTGCCCGACAACGCCGAGTTCGACAACGGCTTCAAGGTCCAGTGGGAGCAGTTCCTGCGCCACGTCGTCGAGGACGCCCCCTTCCCCTACGGCTTCCTCGCCGGCGCCCGCGGCGTGCAGCTGGCGGCCCTGGGACTGCGCTCCTCCGACGAGGGCTGCCGCGTCGAGGTGCCGGAGCTGGAGCTGGCATGA
- a CDS encoding dihydrodipicolinate synthase family protein produces the protein MTTITLPRPDGRYERFELSPPPALPVPPGPPRSRVVYAAAHVVADPLSDTTPDAPARLNWDATLAFRHHLWDLGLGVADAMDTAQRGMGLTWDTCAELIRRSAAEAAGRGARIAVGVGTDHAAADLPDTKAVLDAYREQLEVVVPTGATPILMASRQLVRAARGPEDYLEVYGQLLDDLPDGAILHWLGPMFDPALAGYWGAADVAVATDHVLALIERHADRVQGVKVSLLDLDHEVDLRRRLPEGVRLFTGDDFHYPELIEGDAQGYSDALLGILDPIAPVAAAALQALDAGDRDRYRELLAPTVPLARHVFGAPTKYYKVGIVFLAWLAGHQAAFAMVGGLASGRSLPHLAETFRLADRAGLLPDPELAAARMRALLVVHGLDGGAVSGGIGPMMPLEGPIAVSEEGT, from the coding sequence ATGACCACGATCACCCTGCCCCGCCCCGACGGTCGTTACGAGCGGTTCGAGCTGTCACCGCCACCAGCGCTGCCGGTCCCGCCCGGCCCACCGCGCTCACGGGTCGTCTACGCCGCCGCCCACGTCGTGGCCGACCCGCTGAGCGACACGACCCCGGACGCGCCGGCCCGGCTGAACTGGGACGCGACGCTGGCGTTCCGCCACCATCTGTGGGACCTCGGGCTCGGTGTCGCCGACGCGATGGACACCGCCCAGCGCGGCATGGGTCTGACCTGGGACACGTGTGCGGAGCTGATCCGCCGCTCGGCCGCGGAGGCGGCCGGCCGCGGCGCCCGGATCGCCGTCGGCGTCGGCACCGACCACGCGGCCGCCGACCTGCCCGACACCAAGGCGGTCCTGGACGCCTACCGCGAGCAGCTCGAGGTCGTGGTGCCCACCGGCGCCACGCCGATCCTCATGGCCAGCCGGCAGCTCGTGCGTGCCGCCCGCGGACCCGAGGACTACCTCGAGGTCTACGGCCAGCTGCTCGACGACCTGCCCGACGGCGCGATCCTGCACTGGCTCGGGCCCATGTTCGACCCGGCCCTGGCCGGCTACTGGGGCGCGGCCGACGTCGCCGTCGCCACCGACCACGTGCTGGCGCTGATCGAGCGGCACGCCGACCGCGTCCAGGGCGTCAAGGTGTCGCTGCTCGACCTCGACCACGAGGTGGACCTGCGCCGCCGGCTGCCCGAGGGCGTCCGGCTGTTCACCGGCGACGACTTCCACTACCCGGAACTGATCGAGGGTGACGCGCAGGGGTACTCCGACGCGCTGCTGGGGATCCTGGACCCGATCGCACCGGTCGCGGCCGCGGCGCTGCAGGCGCTCGACGCCGGCGATCGGGACCGCTACCGCGAATTGCTGGCCCCGACCGTGCCGCTGGCCAGGCACGTGTTCGGCGCACCGACGAAGTACTACAAGGTCGGCATCGTCTTCCTCGCCTGGCTCGCCGGTCACCAGGCGGCGTTCGCCATGGTCGGTGGGCTGGCGTCCGGCCGCAGCCTGCCGCACCTCGCGGAGACGTTCCGGCTGGCCGACCGCGCGGGGCTGCTGCCCGACCCCGAGCTGGCCGCCGCGCGGATGCGGGCGCTGCTGGTCGTGCACGGCCTCGACGGCGGTGCCGTGAGCGGCGGAATCGGCCCCATGATGCCCTTGGAGGGGCCGATTGCGGTCTCGGAGGAGGGGACGTGA
- a CDS encoding sugar phosphate isomerase/epimerase family protein yields MSAADTATNVDAPLGAPARVPTPPAGDPRLARLALNQKTTDGWDLQDLVAGCLDAGLPAVGLWREPVQAHGVERAAALVREAGLRVSSLCRGGFLTTDDPAGRQNALADNRHAIDEAATLGAPCLVMVVGGLPAGSTDLRGARARVAAALEDLVPHALDRGVQLALEPLHPLFCADRAVLSTLGQALDLAAPYPAEAVGVVVDAYHVWWDPQLDAQIARAAGRIASYQVCDFVLPLADDPLLSRGMMGDGFVDFASLSRAVAAAGYDGDVEVEIFDRALWDADPRQVVDTVKRRYVELVEPSL; encoded by the coding sequence GTGAGCGCCGCCGACACCGCGACGAACGTCGACGCGCCGCTGGGCGCGCCGGCACGCGTGCCGACCCCGCCCGCGGGCGACCCGCGCCTCGCGCGCCTGGCGCTGAACCAGAAGACCACCGACGGTTGGGACCTGCAGGACCTGGTCGCCGGCTGCCTCGACGCGGGTCTGCCGGCGGTCGGGCTGTGGCGCGAGCCCGTCCAGGCCCACGGCGTCGAGCGCGCCGCCGCCCTGGTCCGCGAGGCCGGGCTGCGCGTGTCGTCGCTGTGTCGCGGCGGGTTCCTCACCACCGACGACCCCGCCGGGCGGCAAAACGCCCTGGCCGACAACCGGCATGCCATCGACGAGGCCGCGACCCTCGGCGCCCCGTGCCTGGTCATGGTGGTGGGCGGGCTGCCGGCGGGCTCGACCGACCTGCGGGGCGCGAGGGCCCGCGTCGCCGCCGCTCTCGAGGACCTCGTGCCCCACGCCCTGGACCGCGGGGTCCAGTTGGCGCTGGAGCCGCTGCACCCGCTGTTCTGCGCCGACCGGGCCGTGCTGTCGACCCTCGGGCAGGCACTGGACCTCGCCGCCCCCTATCCGGCGGAAGCGGTCGGCGTGGTCGTCGACGCCTACCACGTCTGGTGGGACCCGCAGCTGGACGCACAGATCGCCCGGGCGGCCGGCCGGATCGCCAGCTACCAGGTGTGCGACTTCGTCCTGCCGCTGGCCGACGACCCGCTGCTGTCGCGCGGGATGATGGGGGACGGGTTCGTCGACTTCGCGTCCCTGTCGCGCGCCGTGGCCGCGGCCGGCTACGACGGCGACGTCGAGGTGGAGATCTTCGACCGGGCCCTGTGGGACGCCGATCCGCGGCAGGTCGTGGACACGGTCAAGCGTCGCTACGTGGAGCTGGTGGAGCCGTCGCTGTGA
- a CDS encoding NAD-dependent epimerase/dehydratase family protein — protein sequence MSRVLITGAAGRLGRSTVAWFLARGHDVVAVDRVALDATSEAAGHAGAAPRTVVADLTDADRAAQVVAEARPDAIVHLAAIAVPFSAPEPTIFAVNTAMAFNVCQAGADVGVDAVVVASSPTPIGYGNPRGWTPRYLPLDEDHPLEPWHAYGLSKVVLEETVRAFARAAGDRTRFHAVRPCYVIAPEEWAGAPTQQGHTVRERLLDPALSAVALFNYVDARDAAALFECLVTAGDEVPNGEVFFAAAPDALATAPLAELLPAFHPGTTTAATALTGDAPAFTAAKAQRLLGWTARHTWRHELHDTTDLLTTARAAAPTAPAQEG from the coding sequence GTGAGCCGGGTGCTGATCACCGGTGCGGCCGGGCGCCTCGGGCGCTCGACGGTCGCCTGGTTCCTGGCGCGCGGCCACGACGTCGTGGCCGTCGACCGGGTGGCACTCGATGCGACCAGCGAAGCGGCCGGTCACGCCGGCGCCGCACCGCGGACGGTGGTGGCCGATCTCACCGACGCCGACCGGGCCGCGCAGGTCGTCGCGGAGGCCCGTCCCGACGCGATCGTCCACCTCGCCGCCATCGCGGTGCCCTTCAGTGCCCCCGAGCCGACGATCTTCGCCGTCAACACCGCGATGGCGTTCAACGTCTGCCAGGCCGGCGCCGACGTCGGGGTCGACGCGGTCGTGGTGGCCTCCAGCCCCACGCCGATCGGCTACGGCAACCCACGCGGGTGGACGCCGCGGTACCTGCCGCTCGACGAGGACCACCCGCTCGAGCCGTGGCACGCCTACGGCCTGTCGAAGGTCGTCCTGGAGGAGACCGTCCGTGCCTTCGCCCGCGCCGCGGGCGACCGGACCCGCTTCCACGCCGTGCGCCCGTGCTACGTCATTGCACCGGAGGAGTGGGCCGGCGCGCCCACCCAGCAGGGCCACACCGTCCGCGAACGGTTGCTCGATCCCGCCCTGTCGGCCGTGGCGCTGTTCAACTACGTCGACGCCCGCGACGCCGCGGCGCTGTTCGAGTGCCTGGTGACGGCGGGCGACGAGGTCCCGAACGGCGAGGTGTTCTTCGCCGCCGCGCCGGACGCGCTGGCCACCGCCCCGCTGGCCGAGCTGCTGCCGGCCTTCCATCCGGGCACGACCACCGCGGCCACGGCCCTGACCGGCGACGCGCCGGCCTTCACCGCGGCCAAGGCGCAACGCCTCCTCGGCTGGACGGCCCGCCACACCTGGCGGCACGAACTGCACGACACCACCGACCTGCTCACGACGGCGCGCGCGGCCGCGCCGACGGCACCCGCCCAGGAGGGCTGA
- a CDS encoding 5-dehydro-4-deoxyglucarate dehydratase — MLHDGVLFFPVTPFDETGAVATDVLAKHVSDRLAHDPGGVFVACGTGEFHALDTDEHAIATRAAVEVVAGRVPVVAGTGGPLPLARTCARQAQAAGADALLLLPPYLVGGPARGVVDYVMGVADASDLPVILYQRSQVRFDVDGLRRLAAHPRVIGLKDGTGDFDLLQRQLLALRADLGDALGHDFLLFNGLPTAEFTMPAYRGIGITRWSSAAFAFVPELARAFHDAHVGGDVARERELLSRFYAPLVVLRDRVPGYAVSLVKAGVRLRGLEVGPVRAPLAEPTAEDLAELERLIALGLELADG, encoded by the coding sequence ATGTTGCACGACGGCGTGCTGTTCTTCCCGGTGACCCCGTTCGACGAGACCGGCGCGGTCGCCACCGACGTCCTCGCCAAGCACGTCTCCGACCGGCTGGCACACGACCCGGGCGGCGTGTTCGTCGCCTGCGGGACCGGCGAGTTCCACGCCCTGGACACCGACGAACACGCCATCGCGACCCGGGCCGCCGTCGAGGTGGTCGCCGGCCGGGTCCCCGTGGTGGCCGGTACCGGCGGGCCGCTGCCGCTGGCGCGCACCTGCGCCCGGCAGGCGCAGGCGGCCGGCGCCGACGCGCTGCTGCTGCTGCCGCCCTACCTGGTCGGTGGCCCCGCGCGGGGCGTCGTGGACTACGTCATGGGTGTCGCCGACGCCAGCGACCTGCCGGTGATCCTCTACCAGCGCAGCCAGGTTCGTTTCGACGTGGACGGGCTGCGCCGCCTCGCCGCCCACCCCAGGGTGATCGGGCTGAAGGACGGCACCGGGGACTTCGACCTCCTGCAGCGGCAGCTACTGGCGCTGCGGGCCGATCTCGGCGACGCGCTCGGCCACGACTTCCTGCTGTTCAACGGGTTGCCGACCGCGGAGTTCACGATGCCCGCCTATCGTGGCATCGGGATCACGCGCTGGTCGTCGGCGGCGTTCGCCTTCGTGCCGGAGCTGGCCCGCGCGTTCCACGACGCACACGTCGGCGGTGACGTGGCGCGCGAGCGCGAGCTGCTGAGCCGTTTCTACGCCCCGCTCGTGGTCCTGCGCGACCGGGTCCCCGGCTACGCCGTGTCGCTGGTCAAGGCCGGCGTACGGCTGCGTGGCCTCGAGGTGGGGCCGGTCCGTGCCCCACTGGCCGAGCCGACCGCCGAGGACCTGGCCGAACTCGAGCGCCTGATCGCGCTCGGCCTCGAGCTCGCCGATGGCTGA